In Pseudobacter ginsenosidimutans, the following are encoded in one genomic region:
- a CDS encoding SDR family NAD(P)-dependent oxidoreductase — MSYALITGAAKGIGKSIATELAKRNYSLLLTDFDEANLIATSENLHRKFGLDVRYFVLDLTTSDAAAQLLAWSHPFHQQLKVVVNNAGYGLNGAFETLGLEEQFGIIDVNIKAQLAITHHFLPVLKQLKKSYLLNVCSTTAYQPVPYLAVYAASKAFVLSFNKSLKHELRNTRVSLSYLSPGATDTAFVVRARMKAHTLKTATRFNMTADEVGAIAVRGLFKGKEEIVPGF; from the coding sequence ATGAGTTATGCATTGATCACAGGTGCAGCAAAAGGTATCGGGAAATCGATCGCTACGGAATTGGCCAAAAGGAATTATTCATTATTGCTGACGGATTTTGATGAAGCAAATCTCATCGCCACTTCAGAAAACCTGCACAGGAAGTTCGGACTGGATGTACGGTATTTTGTGCTGGACCTGACCACATCCGACGCTGCTGCACAATTACTGGCATGGTCGCACCCCTTCCATCAGCAATTGAAAGTGGTGGTAAATAATGCCGGGTATGGATTGAATGGTGCATTTGAAACATTGGGCCTGGAAGAACAATTTGGCATTATTGATGTGAACATCAAAGCACAGTTGGCTATTACACATCACTTCCTGCCGGTACTGAAGCAGTTGAAGAAATCCTATTTGCTGAATGTTTGCAGCACTACTGCTTACCAGCCTGTGCCCTACCTGGCAGTATATGCCGCGAGTAAAGCATTTGTTCTCTCGTTCAATAAAAGTTTGAAACATGAGCTCCGCAATACCCGGGTTTCACTCAGCTACCTGAGTCCCGGTGCAACGGATACTGCATTTGTAGTGAGAGCCCGCATGAAGGCGCATACACTGAAAACCGCTACCCGCTTCAATATGACGGCAGATGAAGTAGGAGCAATTGCGGTGCGGGGATTGTTCAAAGGAAAAGAAGAGATCGTACCAGGTTTCTGA
- a CDS encoding MBL fold metallo-hydrolase, translating into MKIIPIKEGNYAVNKIKEFTLLKEGEKVEYSKMAVTPFLVITENDYTLLDTGIRLFHHNTPLIYQCLEKENIRPEQITKILLSHLHKDHADGLGHVDEHSFHCNFPEAKIYIQQRELNFALQQKENPSYYIPLLEKLHLLPNIVWMNDDKGQVTDEISYEVTGGHSPFHQSFWIRNNSETAFYGADNLPLKSYLKMPIAYKTDYDGKKAKELRQQWERSAIAEHWQVMFYHDMKTPVVQF; encoded by the coding sequence ATGAAGATCATTCCGATAAAAGAAGGGAATTACGCAGTAAATAAGATCAAGGAGTTTACATTATTGAAAGAAGGCGAAAAAGTGGAATATTCCAAAATGGCTGTTACGCCATTCCTGGTGATCACGGAAAATGATTATACCTTACTGGATACCGGAATCAGACTTTTCCATCATAACACACCTTTGATCTATCAATGCCTGGAAAAAGAGAATATCCGGCCAGAGCAAATCACAAAGATCTTACTATCCCATCTTCATAAAGATCATGCCGATGGATTGGGGCATGTGGATGAACATTCATTCCATTGCAACTTTCCTGAGGCAAAGATCTATATCCAGCAACGTGAACTGAATTTTGCTTTGCAACAAAAGGAAAATCCTTCTTACTATATTCCACTTTTAGAAAAACTTCATCTCCTGCCGAATATCGTTTGGATGAATGATGATAAAGGCCAGGTCACCGATGAGATCTCATATGAAGTAACCGGTGGTCATTCTCCCTTCCATCAATCTTTCTGGATACGCAATAACAGCGAGACAGCTTTCTATGGTGCGGATAACCTGCCATTGAAATCATACCTGAAAATGCCCATTGCTTACAAAACAGATTATGATGGCAAAAAAGCAAAGGAATTGCGCCAGCAATGGGAGAGAAGCGCCATTGCGGAGCATTGGCAGGTAATGTTCTATCATGATATGAAAACGCCGGTTGTACAGTTTTAG
- a CDS encoding dipeptidyl-peptidase 3 family protein translates to MQSILKSILFGSLLPIAACNNNGEQEKKTVKDPLQQYAAQRLAGYAPVKLTADLSALSEKEKQMIPLLIEAADIMDELYWQQSYGNKDSLLNSITDSASREFARINYGPWDKLNSDTPFIAGYGAKSHGAGFYPADMTKEELEKSDVKDKHGEYSVIRRDSAGKLIAIPYHQFYQEPLKRASELLKQAAALAEEPGLKKYLELRSEALITDNFKPSDIAWMDMKDNGLDVIIGPIENYEDQLYNSRNAYEAYILVKDKVWSKKLEKYVSMLPALQKGLPVDEKYKKEVPGTSSQLNAYDVIYYAGHCNSGGKTIAVNLPNSEELQKTKGTRRSQLKNAMKAKFDQILLPIAKDLIDPSQLGQVQFDAFFSNVMFHEVAHGLGIKNTVDGKGTVRSALQEQGSWLEEAKADILGLYMVTKLVEMGELPGPIENYYTTFMAGILRSVRFGAGEAHGKANMLAFNYFEEKGAFVKTQDGHYKVDMAKFRDAMNGLSNLILTLQGNGDKPAVETLMKEKAVVRPDLQADLNKLQQKGIPVDITFEQGVKVLGLK, encoded by the coding sequence ATGCAGTCCATTCTGAAATCAATTTTGTTCGGTTCACTGCTGCCGATAGCAGCTTGCAACAACAATGGTGAACAGGAAAAGAAAACAGTGAAAGATCCGCTCCAGCAGTACGCAGCACAGCGCCTCGCGGGTTATGCCCCGGTTAAGCTCACCGCTGATCTCAGCGCACTTTCCGAAAAAGAAAAACAAATGATCCCTTTGCTGATCGAAGCGGCGGATATCATGGATGAATTGTACTGGCAACAATCCTATGGTAATAAAGACAGTCTTCTGAATTCGATTACAGATTCTGCCAGTCGTGAATTTGCACGCATCAATTATGGTCCCTGGGATAAGCTCAATAGCGATACGCCATTTATCGCCGGCTATGGTGCAAAATCGCATGGCGCTGGCTTTTATCCGGCAGATATGACCAAGGAAGAACTGGAAAAATCAGATGTAAAAGATAAACACGGAGAATATTCCGTGATCCGCCGCGACAGTGCCGGAAAGCTCATCGCCATTCCCTACCATCAATTTTACCAGGAGCCTTTGAAACGCGCATCAGAACTGCTGAAACAGGCTGCTGCACTGGCGGAAGAGCCCGGTCTCAAAAAATACCTGGAGCTGCGTTCCGAAGCGCTGATCACCGATAATTTCAAGCCCAGTGATATTGCATGGATGGATATGAAAGATAATGGACTGGATGTGATCATCGGGCCCATCGAGAATTATGAAGACCAGTTGTACAATTCCCGGAATGCTTATGAAGCGTATATTCTCGTGAAGGACAAAGTGTGGAGCAAAAAGCTGGAAAAATATGTATCGATGTTGCCTGCTTTGCAGAAAGGGTTGCCAGTGGACGAAAAATACAAAAAAGAAGTACCTGGTACCTCCTCACAGTTAAACGCATACGATGTTATCTATTATGCCGGTCATTGCAACTCCGGTGGTAAGACCATCGCGGTGAATCTGCCTAACAGCGAAGAACTGCAGAAAACAAAAGGCACGCGCCGCTCACAACTCAAAAATGCCATGAAAGCCAAGTTCGACCAGATCCTGTTGCCCATCGCAAAAGACCTGATCGATCCATCACAGCTCGGCCAGGTACAGTTTGATGCCTTCTTCTCCAATGTAATGTTCCATGAAGTAGCACACGGACTTGGTATCAAGAATACTGTTGACGGAAAAGGAACTGTACGTTCTGCATTGCAGGAACAAGGTTCCTGGCTGGAAGAAGCAAAGGCCGATATTCTCGGACTGTACATGGTTACCAAACTGGTGGAGATGGGCGAACTGCCTGGTCCGATCGAAAATTATTACACTACTTTCATGGCAGGTATCCTTCGCTCTGTTCGTTTCGGAGCAGGGGAGGCGCATGGTAAAGCCAATATGCTTGCCTTCAATTATTTTGAAGAAAAAGGTGCTTTTGTAAAAACACAGGATGGACATTACAAAGTGGACATGGCTAAGTTCCGCGATGCGATGAATGGCCTCAGCAATCTGATCCTCACCCTGCAGGGAAATGGCGATAAACCCGCAGTGGAAACATTGATGAAAGAAAAAGCAGTGGTGCGCCCTGATCTGCAGGCAGACCTGAACAAACTTCAGCAAAAAGGAATTCCTGTAGACATCACTTTTGAACAAGGCGTGAAAGTGCTTGGATTGAAATAA